The following coding sequences are from one Candoia aspera isolate rCanAsp1 chromosome 13, rCanAsp1.hap2, whole genome shotgun sequence window:
- the DTWD1 gene encoding tRNA-uridine aminocarboxypropyltransferase 1 isoform X1 translates to MATKITREIKRNAEYLKNQDSPAASMLQETPFENLCLASQDILESAQKQGRSKCPRCHGSRMFYCYSCYVPVETVPVEEIPVVKLPLKIDIIKHPNETDGKSTAVHAKLLASEDVTIYTYPCIPDYEEMQHEIALIFPGPNSVSVSNIPLSLQTKCKMDTEGSSAEPVVKCVKLEPSHSSIMSEDKLPKGKNALKRIVFIDSTWNQTNKIITDERLQGLLQIELKSRKTCFWRHQKGKPETYLSTIEAIYYFLIDYHKDILKEKYDGQYDNLLFFFSFMYKLIRKAKDSAGKK, encoded by the exons ATGGCG ACCAAGATAACccgggaaataaaaagaaatgctgaATATTTGAAAAATCAAGATTCACCGGCCGCATCCATGTTGCAAGAAACCCCGTTTGAAAACTTGTGTCTAGCATCTCAGGATATTCTTGAGAGCGCCCAAAAGCAAGGAAGATCAAAATGCCCCAGATGTCATGGCTCAAGGATGTTCTACTGCTATTCGTGTTATGTTCCAGTTGAAACTGTCCCTGTTGAAGAGATTCCTGTTGTGAAG CTTCCCTTGAAGATTGACATAATTAAGCATCCCAATGAAACGGATGGCAAAAGTACAGCTGTACATGCCAAGCTTCTGGCATCTGAGGATGTTACCATTTATACGTATCCTTGTATTCCCGACTATGAAGAAATGCAACATGAA ATTGCACTTATTTTTCCTGGACCTAATTCAGTTTCAGTAAGCAACATTCCTCTCTCTCTGCAAACAAAATGTAAGATGGATACCGAGGGCTCATCAGCAGAACCAGTGGTCAAGTGTGTGAAATTGGAGCCAAGCCACAGTAGCATCATGAGTGAAGATAAACTGCCCAAGGGCAAAAATGCACTGAAAAGAATTGTATTTATTGACAGTACATGGAATCAAACGAACAAAATAATTACAGATGAGCGGCTCCAAG GTTTGCTACAAATTGAACTGAAATCAAGGAAAACCTGTTTTTGGCGCCATCAGAAAGGGAAACCAGAAACTTACCTCTCTACCATTGAagcaatttattattttctaatagACTATCACAAGGacatcttaaaagaaaaatacgaTGGACAGTATGacaatttgctttttttcttctcatttatGTACAAGCTGATCAGAAAAGCCAAGGATTCTGcgggaaaaaaataa
- the FAM227B gene encoding protein FAM227B: MSQDDWPKSTYMPEVNPHPLISQIRNDYPLDAVAQYLYENAPLPSEIISSLEKRVNECKIQAQEHAEHVFTLESEKSEIDEQSEQVDETSSAESQGILKKKKKKVKFPVDAIQDSNGKSLENYSFPGFNLWKLTKLPNHVEPAQLWDSVLKVQIFKGVNIKVLKRLFFSEPSLAILQDCFWWWFLHKFKPNQDEQDHFFDRISASYVTLLWSIPNYIKDDFLQMYPDSLSQAIYVTFCEAFPQSCDRFDDEFKDELMDLIFQWIRGFKPQKFAWKKWNLGWMETLRKSKVEKDSQKSSHTKLQPRRRSRSRSRSRSKSKSKSKSRSRSRSRSRSRTCKYQANGYKELSNVCSRAV; the protein is encoded by the exons ATGTCACAG GATGATTGGCCAAAAAGCACATATATGCCAGAGGTGAATCCCCATCCATTGATTTCCCAGATAAGAAATGACTATCCTTTAGATGCTGTTGCCCAGTATCTTTATGAAAATGCTCCGCTGCCCTCTGAAATTATTTCCAGCTTGGAAAAGAGAGTAAATGAATGCAAAATACAAGCCCAGGAGCATGCTGAACATGTATTTACTTTGGAATCAGAAAAATCAGAAATAGATGAGCAATCAGAACAAG TTGATGAAACATCATCCGCTGAATCACAGGgtattttgaagaagaaaaagaaaaaagtgaag TTTCCTGTAGATGCCATACAAGACTCAAATGGTAAAAGCCTGGAG aattaCAGTTTTCCTGGCTTCAATTTGTGGAAACTTACGAAACTTCCAAACCATGTAGAACCTGCACAACTCTGGGACTCAGTTCTAAAAGTCCAAATTTTCAAg ggTGTGAATATCAAAGTTTTGAAGCGGCTGTTTTTTTCTGAACCATCTCTTGCGATTTTGCAGGATTGTTTTTGGTGGTGGTTTCTTCATAAGTTCAAG CCTAATCAAGATGAACAGGACCACTTTTTTGACAGAATATCAGCTAGCTATGTGACCCTTCTGTGGAGCATACCCAATTACATTAAAGATGATTTTCTTCAG ATGTATCCTGACAGCTTGTCCCAAGCCATCTATGTTACTTTTTGTGAAGCTTTTCCTCAATCTTGTGATCGTTTTGATGATGAGTTTAAAGATGAATTAATGGATTTAATTTTCCAGTGGATAAGAG GTTTTAAACCACAAAAATTTGCCTGGAAAAAGTGGAACTTGGGGTGGATGGAAACACTTAGAAAATCTAAGGTAGAGAAAGATTCTCAGAAATCATCACATACAAAACTTCAGCCTAGAAGAAGGTCAAGGTCAAGGTCAAGATCaagatcaaaatcaaaatcaaaatcaaaatcaagatCAAGATCAAGATCAAGATCAAGATCAAGAACATGTAAGTACCAGGCAAATGGATACAAGGAATTATCCAATGTTTGTTCAAGAGCTGTGTAG
- the DTWD1 gene encoding tRNA-uridine aminocarboxypropyltransferase 1 isoform X2 has translation MLQETPFENLCLASQDILESAQKQGRSKCPRCHGSRMFYCYSCYVPVETVPVEEIPVVKLPLKIDIIKHPNETDGKSTAVHAKLLASEDVTIYTYPCIPDYEEMQHEIALIFPGPNSVSVSNIPLSLQTKCKMDTEGSSAEPVVKCVKLEPSHSSIMSEDKLPKGKNALKRIVFIDSTWNQTNKIITDERLQGLLQIELKSRKTCFWRHQKGKPETYLSTIEAIYYFLIDYHKDILKEKYDGQYDNLLFFFSFMYKLIRKAKDSAGKK, from the exons ATGTTGCAAGAAACCCCGTTTGAAAACTTGTGTCTAGCATCTCAGGATATTCTTGAGAGCGCCCAAAAGCAAGGAAGATCAAAATGCCCCAGATGTCATGGCTCAAGGATGTTCTACTGCTATTCGTGTTATGTTCCAGTTGAAACTGTCCCTGTTGAAGAGATTCCTGTTGTGAAG CTTCCCTTGAAGATTGACATAATTAAGCATCCCAATGAAACGGATGGCAAAAGTACAGCTGTACATGCCAAGCTTCTGGCATCTGAGGATGTTACCATTTATACGTATCCTTGTATTCCCGACTATGAAGAAATGCAACATGAA ATTGCACTTATTTTTCCTGGACCTAATTCAGTTTCAGTAAGCAACATTCCTCTCTCTCTGCAAACAAAATGTAAGATGGATACCGAGGGCTCATCAGCAGAACCAGTGGTCAAGTGTGTGAAATTGGAGCCAAGCCACAGTAGCATCATGAGTGAAGATAAACTGCCCAAGGGCAAAAATGCACTGAAAAGAATTGTATTTATTGACAGTACATGGAATCAAACGAACAAAATAATTACAGATGAGCGGCTCCAAG GTTTGCTACAAATTGAACTGAAATCAAGGAAAACCTGTTTTTGGCGCCATCAGAAAGGGAAACCAGAAACTTACCTCTCTACCATTGAagcaatttattattttctaatagACTATCACAAGGacatcttaaaagaaaaatacgaTGGACAGTATGacaatttgctttttttcttctcatttatGTACAAGCTGATCAGAAAAGCCAAGGATTCTGcgggaaaaaaataa